The Candidatus Methylomirabilota bacterium genome includes the window TCAGGGCTTCTTCCACACCGCCTCGATCTCGGCCCGGAACCGCTGCTTGAGCGTCTCCGATCGCTTGGCCGCCACCGCCTCGTCATAGACGTTGGCGACCTCGCCGTCGAAGTACGACCGCACACCGCCGGTGAATTCCACGGCCTTCTCCGCCGTGGACCCGGGCGGTCCCTGGACGCGGAAGCGGGGCGTGATGGGGAACAGACCGCGCTCCATGAAGACCTTCTGGCCGCGCTCGGTGAGCAGGAACTCGACGAAAGCGCGGGCCGCCTGGGGATGACGGGCGCCGGCCAGGATCGCCATGGGTTCGGGCGTGACGAAGGCGTTCTTGGGAGCCACGAACTTGATGTCGAAGCCGGCCAGTCGTTCCTCGAACGCCATGTACGAAGGCACGGCGAAGCCCGCCGCGTACTCGCCTTTGGCCACCACGCTCGGCACGTCACGACTGCGCGCGGTGAAGTGCCCGGTGTTGGCGGCCAGGCGCTTGAGCCAGGCCCAGCCTTTCTCCTCACCCAGCATGGAGAGCATCACCTCGTAGGTCGCATTCGACGACGAGGAGCGGGTGGGGGCGCACTGGGCCACTTCACCGCGGAGCTTGGGATGCAGGAGATCCTCCCAGTCCTTGGGCTCGGGGACACCCAGCCGCTGCAGCCGCCGAGGATGGTAGACCAGCCCGTACGGCTCGAGGGCGGTGCCCACCCAGTAGCCGTCCTTGTCCTTGAGGGGGACGGGCTTGGGCTTGCCGATCGAGGCCGGGATGGAGTCCCAGGCCTCGCGCCCGATCCCGACCTTCTGGAGCAGCTTCTGCTCGACCAGCTTCTCGAAGAGCGCCGATTCGCCGCCCCAGAAGATGTCGGCCTCCGGCCGGCCCTTCCACTCGACGATGCGTCCGTAGGCGATCGGCGTGCCGGCCGGAATCGCGTTGACCTTCACGTTGACGTTCCAGGTCTGCCGGGCGTAGTCGGCGAAGGCCTTGAGGGCGGCGTCGTGGATGAACTTCGACACCGGGGTGATGAGCACGAGCTCGTCCTCGATGGGAGCAGACACCGCCGCCGAGACGGCCCCGAGCACCAGCAACACCGCGAGCACGAGCATCCCGAATCGTCGCATCGCTTGTCTCCTCCTAGTCTTGGGCACGCGCCCAGGCCCGCGCCCGCTCCACGGCTCGCCGCCAGCCTTCGTAGCGCTCGGCCCGCGCGGCCGCATCCATCGCGGGGGCGAACGTGCGCGCGATCGTCGTCCGCCCGGCCAGCGCGTCGAGCGAGCTCCAGAGGCCGGCGCCCAGGCCGGCCAGGTAGGCGGCGCCGAGTCCCGTGGTCTCGACGACCGCCGGCCGCAGCACGGGAATGCCCAGAATGTCCGCCTGAAATTGACAGAGGAAATCGTTGGCCGCCGCCCCGCCGTCCACCCGCAGCTGGCGAGCCGGGAACCCGGCGTCGGCCGCCATCACCTCCAGCACGTCGCGGCTCTGGTAGGCGATCGCCTCCAGCGCCGCCCGCACCAGGTGGGCGGCCGTCGTGCCACGCGTCAAGCCCACCACGGTGCCCCGCGCGTACATGTCCCAGTAGGGCGCGCCCAGGCCGACGAAGGCCGGGACGAAGTACACGCCACCGGTGTCAGCCACCGATCCGGCCAGCGCCTCGCTCTCGGCTGCCGTGCGGATCACCCCGAGCCCGTCGCGGAGCCACTGCACGGCGGCCCCGGCGATGAAGATGCTGCCCTCGAGAGCATACGTCGTCGTCGACCCGATGCGCCACGCGATCGTCGTGACCAGCCCGTGCCCGGATGCCACCGGCGCGTCACCGGTGTTGAGCAGCACGAAGCCCCCCGTGCCGTAGGTGTTCTTGGCCATGCCCGGCTGGTAGCAGGCCTGGCCGAAGAGCGCGGCCTGCTGGTCGCCGGCGATGCCGGTGATGGGCACCCCTCGGGGAAGCCACCCGAGCTCGACGCTCTCGCCGAAGCTCCCCACCGACGACTGCACCCGGGGCAGGACCGACGCCGGCACGCCGAGCACGCCGAGCATCTCCGGACTCCAGTCGACCTTGCCCAGATCGAACAGGAGCGTTCGAGACGCATTGCTCACGTCGGTGGCGTGGACCCCGCCTCCGGTGAGCTTCCAGAGCAGCCAGCTGTCCACGGTGCCGAAGGCCAGGTCGCCGCGCTCGGCCCGCGGCCGCGCTCCCGGCACGTGGTCCAGCAGCCAGCGCAGCTTGGTGCCGGAGAAATAGGCATCCAGGACGAGGCCGGTGGTCCGGCGGACGCGTGCCTCGTGACCGTCTCGGCGGAGACGATCGCACATCTCGGCCGTGCGCCGGCACTGCCACACGATCGCCCGGTGCACCGGCGTGCCGCTCGCCCGCTCCCACAGCAGCGTCGTCTCCCGCTGGTTGGTGATCCCGACCGCCCCCACCTCACGGCCGGCGACGCCGGCGGTCTTGAGAGCGGCCTGGGCCGCCAGCTGGGTCGTCTCCCAGATCTCGGCGGGATCGTGCTCGACCCACCCGGGTTGGGGAAAGTGCTGAGGGAGCTCCGCGTAGCCGCGGGCCCGCACCCGACCCTCGGGATCGACGATCAGCGCCGTCGAGCCGGATGTGCCCTGGTCGAGGGCCAGCACGTAGGGCCGCGTCATCCGAGCCTCGGCGCCGGCGGCAGGCCGCCTGCTGTCATCGGCCGACCACGCGCAGAGCCAGGTCGGGTCGATCGCTGATGACGATGTCCACCCCCAGTCCGATGGCCCGGCGGAGATCGGCCTCCGCATTCACCGTCCACGCGGCCAGCAGCAAGCGAGCCCGCCGAGCCGCCGTCGCCATCGCGACATCGATGAGCCGGTGGTCGACGCCGACGGCGGCCGCGCCCAGGTCGACGGCCCGGGCGACCGTCGCCCCCGGAGCGACCCGCTCACACCCGACCCCGCCCCGCTCGACGAGGAGCACCGTGCGCACCGTCGCGTCCAGGTCGCGCACGCGGCGCAGGGTCGCCGGCTCGAAGGCCATGATCAGGGTTCGCCGGGCGAGCCCGTGCTCGCCGAGGAGGGCCAGCACGCGCTCCTCGATACCCGGATACCGCCGGCCGCGCTCGTCGACTTTGATTTCCAGCAAGAGGCCGGCCCGGCTCGGGGCCACGATCTCGAGGAGATCGCCAAGGGCGGGGATGGGCTCCTCGGTCAGGCTTCCGTCCGGGGCCCGGAGCCGCCACTGCAGGAGATCCGCGCGGCGGGTCCGGCCGACTGCTCCCGTACCGCTGGTCGTGCGGTCCAGGGTGGCGTCGTGCAGCACCACGACTTCGCCGTCAGCGGTCAGGTGCACGTCGGTCTCGACGTCGTCGACCCCCAGGGCGAGCGCGTTGCGATAGGCGGCCAGGCTGTTCTCCAACCACAGGAGGGCGCCGCCCCGGTGAGCCGCCACCCGGGGGCCGGCCCCGCCCGCGGGCAGGAGCGCGGACCCCAGCGTCAGACCGAACAGGGCGAGCCCGCTCATCATCGTCCCGGTATTCGCCTGGCGAGGTCGGGCCGATCGGTCGTCAGCACGCGCGGTGCTGGCCTAGTCGCGGAAGCGCCGGGCGCGTGCGACGTGGGCGTGATAGGCGTCGAGCTCGGCCTGCAGGCGCCGCGGCGTCCATCCCGCCAGCTGGGCCATGCGCCGCGCGATCGCCTCGGCGCAGTCGAGACCCTGACAGCGGCTGGTACCGATCCCGGTCCGGCGGAGCAGCACGTCTTGCAGCGAAGCGGCCAGCTCGTCGTGCACCGCGGTGTGGAGCTGGGCCACGATCTCGGGATTCTGCGGACAGAGCAGCTCCGCCCCGCCCGGCACCTTACCGGCCAGCTCCATGACCCGCCGGTAGCCGCGACCGTAGGTCGCCACCAGCACTTCCAGTGTCTCGCGACCCAGACCGGAGGCGGCCATCTCCGGCGTGACGTCGAGCCAGGTCCGGGTCTCCACACGGCCCACCTCGCCATCCACGCCATCGAGCATGAGGCGGTCCGTCCGACCGGCGACCGAACGCTCCAGCGTTCTGAGGACTCGATCGCCGAGCTCCGCGGCCAGGCTCCGGTAGCAGGTGAGCTTGGTTCCGGTGATCGACAGCAGCGTGCCGGCCGCCTCCGGCACGATCCGGTGGACCCGAGACACGTCGGAGGCGCGTCCGCCCTCCTCCCAGGACAGCGGCCGGACTCCGGCATACGTGTAGGCCACTTGCTCGGGACTGACGCGATGGTCGGGCACGGTCTTGCGCACCTCGCCGAGCAGGTACTCGACTTCCTGCCGCGTCGCGGCCAGCCTGTCGAGGTCGCCGTCGAAGTCGGTGTCGGTGGTGCCGACCAGCGAGAAGTCGCGCCACGGAATCACGAAGATCATGCGGTCGTCACTCGTGCTCTGATAGATCGCCCGCTCGCTGAGCCGCGGCAGCAAGCAGTGGATTCCCTTCGTCCGCCTCACGATCCGGGCCCCGCGCTCGGTGATGCCGGCCCGCTGGCGGATCAGGTCCACCCACGGCCCCGTCGCGTTGACGATCACCTTACCCCGCAAGGTGACCATCCGGTCGGTGAGGAGGTCACGCGCCTTGACGGCCACCAGGCCTCCGTGGCGGTCGCGCAGGAACTCTTCGGCCTCGGCGTAGTTGAAGGCCCGGGCCCCGTGACGGCAGGCCGACAGGATGTTCTCCAGGCAGAGCCGCTCGGGAAACAGCAGGAGATCGTCGAAGTAGTAGCCGGCGCCTTTGAGATCGCGGGCGCGCAGCGCCGGCTCCAGACTGAGGGCGTCGACCGGGGCCAGCACGCGGGAGCGCTCGCGCCCGCGCCGCGGCGCCAGCCAGTCGTACAGCCGCAGCCCGATCCGCACCTTGATGACGCTGCGCGAGGACTCTCGGTACACCGGCACCAGGAAGGGCAGCGGACGCACCAGGTGGGGAGCCAGCCGCCTGAGCGTTTCGCGCTCGCGGAGCGACTCCCGCACCAGCCCGAAGTCGAACAGCTCGAGGTAGCGGAGACCGCCGTGGATCAGCTTCGAGGATCGCGAGGTCGTGCCGGAGGCGAAATCCCCCTTGTCCAGCAGGGCCACCGACACGCCGCGCAGGGCGAGGTCACGGGCGGCGCCGGCCCCGGCCACGCCGCCGCCGAGAATGATGACATCGTAGTCGCCATCGGTCAGCTCGATTGCCCGCGCCATGGCTCGAGAAGGTCCCGAATGGATCGTATCACGGCGTCCGGCGCCACCTCGGCGATGCGGGGATCGTCGCCGCCCGTGACACCGCTCAGCACCAGCACGGTCGCGAGCCCCCGGTGCTTGCCCATCACGATGTCCGTCTCGATGCGATCGCCCACGATCACGCAATCGGTCGCCGGCACGTCCAGGGCGGCCAGCGCGACGTCCAGGATGATGGGGGAGGGCTTGCCGACGACGATGTCGACGACTCGCGTGGTGACGGCCTCCACCGCGGCGATCATGCCAGCGCAGTCCGGGATCTCGCCGTCCTCGGTGGGACAGGTGCGGTCGGGATTGGTGGCGATCAACCGGGCACCGCTGCGGCGAACGGCCTGCAGGGCCGTGTTCAGCTTGGCGTAGTCGAAGGTGCGGTCGAAGGCGATCACCACCCAGCGCACGTGATGGTCCCGGCGCACCTCGAAGCCGTGCGCCGCCAGCTCGGCGATGAGCGGCGGCTCCCCGATGACGAAGACCGGCGCCCCCGGATCGAGGGCGTGGAGGTGGCGAGCCAACACCAGCGTGGCCGTGATCACGTCCTCGGCCCGGGTGGGGATGCCCAGCGCGGTCAGCTTGCCGGCGTAATCCGCGCGCGTCTGGAGCGGCTTGTTGGAGAGGAAGGCGACGCGGCGGCCGGCCTCGCGCAGGCTCAGGATCGCGTCAGCGGCGCCGGGGATGAGGGCGTCGCCCCGGTACACGGTACCGTCCAGGTCGAAGAGCCAGCCGCGGTGGGGGAGCTGCCGGAACAGCGCGGTCACGGCGAGCGCCCACCGGCCATCCCGACGCCGTTAGCGCAGCAGCGGAGCGACCGCGGCCGCCGCGAGGTCGGCGAAGGGCGCCGGGACGACGCCGAGCAGCACGATGCCGACCAGCGCGATGGTCAATCCGAGCACGCCGGCGAACGACGGCGTCGGCGCGGCGGTGGCGCCTTCGGGCTCGCGCATGTACATCTGAACGATCACCCGCAGGTAATAGTAGGCGGCCAGCGCGGAGTTCAGCACCGCAATGACGGCGAGCCAGACGAATCCTGCCCGGACGGCGGCCCCGAAGAGATAGACCTTCCCCACGAAGCCGGCCAGCGGGGGGATGCCGATCAGCGAGAGGAGGAACAGGCTCAGGGCCAGGGCCAGCACGGGGTGTCGCCGGCCGAGCCCGGCATAGTCTCGCACGTTGACCGCCTCCTCGCCGGCCCGCTCGCACAGGGCGATCACGCCGAACGTGCCGGCCGTGGTGAAGGTGTAGGCGAGCAGGTAGAAGAGCACGGCGCCGGCGCCCGACGGCCCGCCGGCCACGACCCCCACCAGCATGTAGCCCACGTGGGCCACCGAGGAGTAGGCCAGCATGCGCTTGAGGTTGGACTGGGCGATGGCCACGACGTTGCCGACCGTCATGGTGAGCGCGGCCAGCGCCCAGAACACCGGGGTGGCGTCGGCCTGGACCGTGCGCAGCCCGGCTACCACCAGCCGGATGAGGGCCGCGAACACCGCGGCCTTGGAGCCGGTGGCGATGAAGGCGGTGACGCTGGTCGGCGCCCCCTGGTAGACATCGGGCGCCCACATGTGGAACGGCACCGAGGAGATCTTGAAGCCGAAGCCGACCAGCAGCAGGCCCAGGCCGATCAGGACGAGCGGCGTGCGCGGCGTGGCGGCGACGCGATCGAAGTTCGTGGAGCCCGCCGCCCCGTACAGGAGCGCGATGCCGTAGAGCAGGAACGCCGAGGCGAAGACGCCCAGCAGAAAGTACTTCATCGACGCCTCGCCGGCGTCCCGCCGCCGCTTGAAGACGCCGGCCAGCACGTAGAGGGACAGCGACATGAGCTCCACGGCCAGGAACACCACGATGAGGTCGTTGGCCGAGGCGAGGAGCAGCATGCCCGAGGTCGCAAAGAGCACCAACGCGTAGTACTCGGCCGAGTCCGCGCCGGCGCGGCGCAGGTAGTCCAGCGACATCAGCACGGCCAGCGCCGCCGCATACGTCACCACCAGGTGGAAGAACAGGGCGTAGTTGTCGAGGACGATCATGCCCCGGAAGCCCGGGCCCCGGCCGCCCCACACCGCCAGCGTCGCCAGCTGCGCGCCGATCAAGCCCGCCAGCGCCAGCAACCCCAGGTGCGCTTTGCGGTCTCGGGGGGGCAGGAGATCCGCCAGCAGCACCAGCACGGCGGTCCCCAGCACGATGAGCGTGGGCAGGACCGTGCCGAGCGCGATGGGAGGCGCGGCGATCGGGGTCATCGACTCGCGGCGGCGCGGGTCCCGCCGGTCTTGGACTCCACCTGGGCGATGAGCGCCTTCAGCGAGGCCTCGGTGGGCCCGGTGAACGTCAATGGATAGACGCCGATCCAAACGATCAGCACCACCACGGGCGCCAGGAGGGCCCACTCGCGCCGGTCGAGGTCGGGGAGCCGGCGGTTGTCCTCGTGCTGGACTTCGCCGAAGAAGACCCGCTGGTACATCCACAGCAGATAGACGGCGGCGAAGATGATGCCCGTGGTAGCCACCGCCGCGAGCAGCCGGTTGACCTGAAAGGCGCCGACCAGGACGAGGAACTCGCCCACGAACCCGTTGAGGCCGGGCAGCCCCAGGGAGGACAGCGCGGCGACCAGGAACACCGCGGACAGCGCCGGCATCACCTGCCACAGGCCGCCGAAGTCGGCGATGCGGCGCGTGTGGCGGCGCTCGTAGATCATGCCGACCAGCAGGAACAGCGCCCCCGTGGACAGTCCGTGGTTGACCATCTGGATCAGGCCGCCCGTCATGCCCTGCACGTTGAGCGTGAAGATGCCCAGCACGACGAAGCCCAGGTGGCTGACGCTCGAGTACGCGACGAGCTTCTTGAGGTCGGGCTGGACGGTGGACACCCAGGCGCCGTAGACGATGCCAACGACGGCCAGCGCGAACATCAGCGGACCGAAGGTCAGGCTGGCGTCCGGGAAGAAGGGCAGGCAGAAGCGCAAGAAGCCGTACGTCCCCATCTTGAGCAGGACCGCGGCCAGGATGACGGATCCGGCCGTGGGGGCCTCCACATGGGCGTCGGGCAGCCAGGTGTGGAACGGGAACAGAGGGACCTTGATCGCGAAGGCCAGGGCGAAGGCCGCGAACATGAGGTTCTGGGTCGGCCCGGGCGGGACGACCCACCGGGCCAGGGTGGGAACGTCGAAGGTGTACGTGCCGGTGGCGGCGCCGTGCTGGAAGTAGAGGACCAGGATCGCCACCAGCATCAGGAGCGACCCGGCCATCGTGTACAGCACGAACTTGACGGCCGCGTAGATGCGCTCGGCGCCGCCCCAGACGCCGATGATCACGTACATGGGGATGAGCATGGCTTCCCAGAACACGTAGAAGAGGAACAGGTCGAGGCTCACGAAGACGCCCACCATCCCCGTCTCCAGCACCAGCATGGTGACCACGAACTCCTTGACCCGGTCGTCGATGGCGCGCCAGGCGGAGCCCAGGGCCAGCGGGGTGATGAACGTCGTCAAGAGCACGAGGAGGAGGCTGATGCCATCGAGGCCCAGGTGGTAGCCGACGCCCAGCGTGGGAATCCACGGCAGGTGCTCCACGAACTGGTGGTCGGCGGACGCCCCGTCGAAGGCGAGGTACAGCGGCACCGACAGCACGAAGGTGGCCAGGGCTACGGTCAGGGCCCCGCCGCGCAGCAGGGTTTGCCGTCGACGCGGGACGAAGGCCAGGACGAGCCCGCCCGCGGCCGGAAGGAACGTCACCGCCGTCAGGAGCCCCGGCGTCATCGCATCAGGAGGAAGCCGACCAGGGCCACCGCGCCGACGAGCATCGTCACGGCGTAGTTCACCACGTACCCCGTCTGCAGGCGCCGGCCCGCCGCCGCTCCGGCCACCACGGCCCGGCCCACGCCGTTCACGATGCCGTCGATGATGCCGAGGTCCACCCGGTGCGCCAGGAACACCGAGAGCGCCTGCAGGGGACGGACGATGGCCCGGTCG containing:
- a CDS encoding extracellular solute-binding protein yields the protein MRRFGMLVLAVLLVLGAVSAAVSAPIEDELVLITPVSKFIHDAALKAFADYARQTWNVNVKVNAIPAGTPIAYGRIVEWKGRPEADIFWGGESALFEKLVEQKLLQKVGIGREAWDSIPASIGKPKPVPLKDKDGYWVGTALEPYGLVYHPRRLQRLGVPEPKDWEDLLHPKLRGEVAQCAPTRSSSSNATYEVMLSMLGEEKGWAWLKRLAANTGHFTARSRDVPSVVAKGEYAAGFAVPSYMAFEERLAGFDIKFVAPKNAFVTPEPMAILAGARHPQAARAFVEFLLTERGQKVFMERGLFPITPRFRVQGPPGSTAEKAVEFTGGVRSYFDGEVANVYDEAVAAKRSETLKQRFRAEIEAVWKKP
- a CDS encoding NADH-quinone oxidoreductase subunit N, with product MTPIAAPPIALGTVLPTLIVLGTAVLVLLADLLPPRDRKAHLGLLALAGLIGAQLATLAVWGGRGPGFRGMIVLDNYALFFHLVVTYAAALAVLMSLDYLRRAGADSAEYYALVLFATSGMLLLASANDLIVVFLAVELMSLSLYVLAGVFKRRRDAGEASMKYFLLGVFASAFLLYGIALLYGAAGSTNFDRVAATPRTPLVLIGLGLLLVGFGFKISSVPFHMWAPDVYQGAPTSVTAFIATGSKAAVFAALIRLVVAGLRTVQADATPVFWALAALTMTVGNVVAIAQSNLKRMLAYSSVAHVGYMLVGVVAGGPSGAGAVLFYLLAYTFTTAGTFGVIALCERAGEEAVNVRDYAGLGRRHPVLALALSLFLLSLIGIPPLAGFVGKVYLFGAAVRAGFVWLAVIAVLNSALAAYYYLRVIVQMYMREPEGATAAPTPSFAGVLGLTIALVGIVLLGVVPAPFADLAAAAVAPLLR
- a CDS encoding glycerol-3-phosphate dehydrogenase/oxidase translates to MARAIELTDGDYDVIILGGGVAGAGAARDLALRGVSVALLDKGDFASGTTSRSSKLIHGGLRYLELFDFGLVRESLRERETLRRLAPHLVRPLPFLVPVYRESSRSVIKVRIGLRLYDWLAPRRGRERSRVLAPVDALSLEPALRARDLKGAGYYFDDLLLFPERLCLENILSACRHGARAFNYAEAEEFLRDRHGGLVAVKARDLLTDRMVTLRGKVIVNATGPWVDLIRQRAGITERGARIVRRTKGIHCLLPRLSERAIYQSTSDDRMIFVIPWRDFSLVGTTDTDFDGDLDRLAATRQEVEYLLGEVRKTVPDHRVSPEQVAYTYAGVRPLSWEEGGRASDVSRVHRIVPEAAGTLLSITGTKLTCYRSLAAELGDRVLRTLERSVAGRTDRLMLDGVDGEVGRVETRTWLDVTPEMAASGLGRETLEVLVATYGRGYRRVMELAGKVPGGAELLCPQNPEIVAQLHTAVHDELAASLQDVLLRRTGIGTSRCQGLDCAEAIARRMAQLAGWTPRRLQAELDAYHAHVARARRFRD
- a CDS encoding NADH-quinone oxidoreductase subunit M encodes the protein MTPGLLTAVTFLPAAGGLVLAFVPRRRQTLLRGGALTVALATFVLSVPLYLAFDGASADHQFVEHLPWIPTLGVGYHLGLDGISLLLVLLTTFITPLALGSAWRAIDDRVKEFVVTMLVLETGMVGVFVSLDLFLFYVFWEAMLIPMYVIIGVWGGAERIYAAVKFVLYTMAGSLLMLVAILVLYFQHGAATGTYTFDVPTLARWVVPPGPTQNLMFAAFALAFAIKVPLFPFHTWLPDAHVEAPTAGSVILAAVLLKMGTYGFLRFCLPFFPDASLTFGPLMFALAVVGIVYGAWVSTVQPDLKKLVAYSSVSHLGFVVLGIFTLNVQGMTGGLIQMVNHGLSTGALFLLVGMIYERRHTRRIADFGGLWQVMPALSAVFLVAALSSLGLPGLNGFVGEFLVLVGAFQVNRLLAAVATTGIIFAAVYLLWMYQRVFFGEVQHEDNRRLPDLDRREWALLAPVVVLIVWIGVYPLTFTGPTEASLKALIAQVESKTGGTRAAASR
- a CDS encoding glycerophosphodiester phosphodiesterase family protein, with the protein product MMSGLALFGLTLGSALLPAGGAGPRVAAHRGGALLWLENSLAAYRNALALGVDDVETDVHLTADGEVVVLHDATLDRTTSGTGAVGRTRRADLLQWRLRAPDGSLTEEPIPALGDLLEIVAPSRAGLLLEIKVDERGRRYPGIEERVLALLGEHGLARRTLIMAFEPATLRRVRDLDATVRTVLLVERGGVGCERVAPGATVARAVDLGAAAVGVDHRLIDVAMATAARRARLLLAAWTVNAEADLRRAIGLGVDIVISDRPDLALRVVGR
- the glpK gene encoding glycerol kinase GlpK; translated protein: MTRPYVLALDQGTSGSTALIVDPEGRVRARGYAELPQHFPQPGWVEHDPAEIWETTQLAAQAALKTAGVAGREVGAVGITNQRETTLLWERASGTPVHRAIVWQCRRTAEMCDRLRRDGHEARVRRTTGLVLDAYFSGTKLRWLLDHVPGARPRAERGDLAFGTVDSWLLWKLTGGGVHATDVSNASRTLLFDLGKVDWSPEMLGVLGVPASVLPRVQSSVGSFGESVELGWLPRGVPITGIAGDQQAALFGQACYQPGMAKNTYGTGGFVLLNTGDAPVASGHGLVTTIAWRIGSTTTYALEGSIFIAGAAVQWLRDGLGVIRTAAESEALAGSVADTGGVYFVPAFVGLGAPYWDMYARGTVVGLTRGTTAAHLVRAALEAIAYQSRDVLEVMAADAGFPARQLRVDGGAAANDFLCQFQADILGIPVLRPAVVETTGLGAAYLAGLGAGLWSSLDALAGRTTIARTFAPAMDAAARAERYEGWRRAVERARAWARAQD
- a CDS encoding HAD-IIA family hydrolase, coding for MTALFRQLPHRGWLFDLDGTVYRGDALIPGAADAILSLREAGRRVAFLSNKPLQTRADYAGKLTALGIPTRAEDVITATLVLARHLHALDPGAPVFVIGEPPLIAELAAHGFEVRRDHHVRWVVIAFDRTFDYAKLNTALQAVRRSGARLIATNPDRTCPTEDGEIPDCAGMIAAVEAVTTRVVDIVVGKPSPIILDVALAALDVPATDCVIVGDRIETDIVMGKHRGLATVLVLSGVTGGDDPRIAEVAPDAVIRSIRDLLEPWRGQSS